The Crassostrea angulata isolate pt1a10 chromosome 1, ASM2561291v2, whole genome shotgun sequence nucleotide sequence AGTTATAGATAAGTTTTGTTTCACAACgtttcatcattttaaaatcaaacagaGCAGAAACAATCATGGTGAAAAGTTGACAAAAATCTTTTAACTGGATCCGGAAAGGGTGGTTTTTTGTATTTAACAATACAACATTACATCTATATGGAGTAGTTGGGAACCGCTTAAATATAAGGTAATCATAACTCAGAGGGAGACAAAGTACTGACTTTTGTTGGAGGAGTAAGGCACCGTGGTAGTACATTCACAGTCCGCCTGGCTGTACTGTGTCCCGGGGGCACACGGCATCTTGATCCACCCATATCGCTCCACGAACTGCTCAAAGCTGTTAGAGTCTCCACGGACGGCCTTCTTGTCGCAAACTTAGGAAAAATagcaaattcaaatttaaagctTTGTCTTTCTCTACAATAATTGGCTACATCCTGATTTTGCAATAGATCAGGCATAAGGGACATTAGGGCAATTGTAGGGACACATAGAAACACTTTTTAACTAAACTTCTTAAAAGATGATATTATAAAAGTAATTTATGACAACGGAACGAAATTATACATCAAAAAGTTTACCTGGTTTCCGTGGTTTGATGTTTAGTTTGGGTTTTAGACCTGGAATtgcaagaaaataaataaatcggAATACgtctaatatatttcaaataactcAGTAGTTGAAAATAAACTGTTTATTAatatgtatcaaattttttattgttttttctcttTGATTCCACGCTTGGATCTCATTCCATACATGTTATGTCGAATGTGAAATACCTGGAAGTGACATTTCTCTAAGTGGAGCATTCATTTTAGAATCGATTTTGTCGGACATAATGGCTCTCGGATTAAGGTGTTGGGTTGGTCGAGGCGGACAAGGATCTTTGCATTTGTTGTCCGGAAGACAACCAATTCCGGAATGATACGACGTGCCGTACGGACAACACATCGGGATCGACTCTCCGCCATCACACGCCCAGAAAGAGCGACAACTTCCGGGGAGGTCGTAGGTCAGCACTTCCGGGTCCAGACAGCGGTCTGAAAGAAATAAACTTTTCATTTAGTAGAAGTAAGCTgatacaaattttgattttctcgGATTATTGAAGTAAGCCAACTATTAAATTCCAAATATAGtgtattgttgttttgtttaattttatcagCGATGTTAAATTTCTAATAGCTTACTTCATTcaaataaaaagtttatttcCGGCATGATAAGTGAAAACAAAGTTGCGTTTGTCTTTGTGTCTTAGATTTAATTGATTTCCGGATTGATTATAGAGATACATGTACCCTGAAAAGTATATGCATACAATGCAAAACATCGTCACTTTTTGAAAGTGCCATACATAGATAATACAGACAGGTAGTTTTTGACTAGTTATACGGATACTGGAAGATTGCATTCACAAtggataatttttttcacaaaacttttaaaatattcaaattcaaatttaaactgAGATCACGTGACTAGTCGCTGATATTACTGGTGTCCTCGCTTTCGCTACTGCTGTCGCTGACGTATTGTGCCCTATAATTTTGCCTATGTCGCTTTTTGTTTGATTGGTTTGCTACCTTTACTCTCTGGTACAGGTAGATATAATTATCTCTCATATTAAGTCTGAACTTCTTGATAAGAGACTGAAACTTTTTGGATTTTAGAAATCCTCTTCGAACACGAATTCTTCGCTCACCGGTCGGGCATTTAACCCTGTGTGCCGGTTGGCAAGTTAAGGATGATTGATCCCAGAAGTTTCCCCACGGGCATTCCTGGTACGACATCTTCTTCAGTCCGTTGTTTCCGAAGTAACACTGAATAAACTTGGAGCAGTCCGTCGGGTGACGTGTAAACCCTGCGCCATTTGACATTTTGCAACTGTCGCATGGATCTGTGGacgaaatttcaaaaatgaataaaattaaaagaaaaaaaaactacaaacgtttaaatgtttttgctgtatataactgtacatgtaataggcatgctaaattaaaatatctttgtaCTTTTCGGCTTTTTGGTGGTGGGTGGTAAAGTGGTAGTGGTTTTGGTGGTAGTGGTAGTGGTAGGTGCTGGtgtcgtcgttgttgtcgttgttgtcgttgtcGGGCAGACCTGTGAAAGAAAAAAGTCAAAGTCAACGTCTCAAATAGTTACACATACACTTCAATAACAATTAACACGGAATGACCTCGAAGGAAAAACAAAAGCAACTGTTACATACTTGAACGACAAGTGAAGAGAACACAAGTTTGAGTTGGTCGAAGCTAGTGACAGAGAGAACTCGGGTTCCATTTGAGGCAATTGACTTCAGTTCATTCTCCGCGATAAGGTCCGACACACCGACCGCATACAGCTTGACGCCTTCAGATCGGGCCAGCTCGCTCTCTTTGGCAGTGTCTCTGGGGTTTTTGGATATTCCGTCGGTGATGACAACGCCAACCCTTGGAACTCCGGGACGGCCTTGCTGGGAGAACATCTTGCGGAGTGATTTTATACCTTGCAAGTAAATAATGCAAAGAATACTGTACTGCTTTCGTTTAAAAGACGATTGTTGGAACACTGTATATGGGAATGATTGGGAAATTTGTACCATATAATAGAATAGACATGTAAAGTTTTTTGTACCTAAGTCAGTTCTTGTCCCATCTCTTGGGTGCCGTAGCCCCAGGATTTTACTTTTAAGTTGGCGTCTGTCGGCGCTGAGAGGAATTTCCGCAGCTACATCACTGCTATACAACACGACACCAAATCTCGCCTGGTCCTCCGCCAGTTGTAGTCCATCCATTAAGTCCACAAGGGAACTCTTCAGGGTTTGGAAATCAGGGGAGGTAATACTATCAGAGCCGTCCACCACGGCGACAACATCAAGGAGGTTCCTGCAACCTTAACGACAACAAATCCTTAACGACAACAAAACCTTAACGTAACAAATCCTGTGAGAGACTCCTTGATCAACAGAGATACAAGCCAATCTCAATATTACAATATCTCAATATCACATTGAACTGCCCTTcaaagttctctctctctctctctctctctctctctcacttcTTACCTAgacataaaatatatgttatgtGTTTGTAAACAATGCAGTTATGATTACAATGTTGTTAGGAAGAACACGAAAGAGTCATTACCGTCACACACCTGATACAACCAATAGAAAGAGCATGTACAGGTGGTGGGAATCCATGTTTGATGGAAGGGTCAAGGTGCGTGTCTTCCATCCATAGCGAGGTTAGCTTGACACTTACATTGCCGGTTACAAGCGTGTGTGTTATCATGAACAATAAACAATATTTGTCTTTTATATATTGATAAGTTTAGCATATACATGGAGTACGGGtcattttttaccttttttcaGCAAAAGTTTGACTGGGAGATTGACAATattagtgtacatgtatatacagctCTTGGAGATTGGAATTATATGCTGAAAGCTGAAGACTTGAATACTATGCcgacttatttttttaaaactctaaaTCTGATACCAATCTACACAACACCAGAAAATGAGTGAGCTCTATCTTATGTAGTTTTCACGAAGATGAAAAGCGAAATTCTTAGGCAAAAAGTGCGATCTTTTAACATCATTCTAAATGTATGTACACTGCTATCTGATGCAGTCATGTCAATTCTATCTTCACATTTTGCTCAGTACATAAAACAGATACTttatcaacataatatgaagttactagtaaataacaaattatatatgtcttctttaaaatataaaacccATTTTCATCTTcagcaaaatttaaaatgttcctACAATCGCGGTTGTATAGAAATCTCTTTAAATCTCTTAACTTAGAAGAAAGCCCAAACGAAAATGTTGGCTGTTTCAATGgtcaaaagttgttcattaaaTGAGATAATCCAAATAGCGCATGCATGGAGCATTATACTATTGCTACAGCAATTCTTTCTTCAGTGATCCCTAGCATCCGATAGTATGCCAAAGCTCCAATACTCTAGCTACACCTTCTCGATATCTTTTTACTACATTTTATGCCGCATTTTCCTCCGTCGCGCTAAAtctacatttatattataggACAACCTAGTGTCTCTTTGAATTATTTACCATTTTCtacaaatatatacataccTGGATTAATTGCTTtaatgtttaaaacgaaataatATGATCAACAAAACTATACAACCAATTTGCAAAGataattcttattttattttacgaTTTACATTTCTCAAGTAGAAAATTACCTATATGTGCATTTTCGTTTCTTTTCGTCAAAGTTCTTATTTTATAGTCagaagaaaaaatgtaatttgaaattaaattttcaaaccatgatttagtttaaataagttttattaagaagaatgagaaaaaaatacctTGTTTTGATTCAAATGTGGTTTTTCCTAGTTCCAGCTTAGATCTGGAAGAGTCTATTCCAGCTACTACAGAGTTTGGTGATTCTATCCCGGATTCTATCCTAGCTTTTGGTGACTCTATCCTAGCTTTAGGTGGTTGCATCCTAGCTTTTGGTGGTTCCATCCTAGCTTTAGGTGGCTCCAGTCTCGCTCTCACTGGTTCCAATCCAGTCTTCGGTGCCTCGAACCTTGCCTTTGGTGGCTTTATTCTTGACACTGGAGACTCCACATTGATATTTTGAGGCTCCATATTTATCGTTATTGGCGAATCCGGAAGCTGTACTCGAATACCACCAGGATTCGGAATAGATCGGCAAAAACCAATGAGGCAAAAAACTAGCAAAACTAAATCCATTTTTTTGTTCGTATAAGTTGTGTTAGGAAAAATTACACTTCTCCCATAGGCCTCAACAACCGAACGTGCTTCCTTTCTGAGTCGCGGTGGTAAAATAACGTCCGAACTGGCACTCAACGCGGGCTTTTTGGTCCGTTGATGTCAACACTTACAACCTAAAGCAATTACCTTTTTACAGGTTTCAGTTATTAATTAATGTTCGTCATAATTAGCGGTCAGAGGTAATGGACACTACAGGTTCGTTAAGCATTGTTTTCAGGACTAGGACGGTATTTCGCCGTGTTCCTCGCTTGTTGGACATGGTCTTTGACTCTCGCGCCACGGCGAGTGCTATTAGCGACTCGTGCATTAGTGTTGTAAATGTGCGAAATTTGTATCGAGGTTTGATTCTAAATTGAacaatggattttattttgtaattttaagtaGAACACgtacgaaaataaaaaaatgtgtgttgAAACTTGGTCCTCAGAATCGAACTTATATAGCTGTTGAAGCTTGTTAATTGTATCTTAAGGTCACAGGTCATTTTTGCCATCTAGTTAAACATGGATATAAGTGTCGTTGTCATCTGCACATTTTACACAACATGTTACATAAATGCATAGTAGTATTTTGTCTATGAAATTattagaaaattttatttgaaacatatttaaaaGCTTTTTATATGGCATGCTTCCACTTTCACGTGCAAGATGATTTTTAGGGGgaaatgattatatatataaattttctatATGATCGATTATGGTAATCCAACGTTAAATCTAAAAAATGCAAGTCTCTGTTACATGTTTACAATATTCATAACTCAAATAATCAGTAAATAGTATGATGGGTAAACATTATGAGACgattcaaaatttaatgatattttttatgaaactagttatcaacattaaattttatttatgtgaCATGCTGATATTCAACGTTGTGATTATTTGCAGAAAGGAGAACCGTCATTATCTTCCatgtcatattttattttttttatcttgttttttaattatattatcgcatttttcttgcatgtcaacataattatgttgcGAAAtgacataactaagttgcaggTCGACATTTCATAAAGTAGAATAATTTGCATGTTTGGAATACTATTCTTTTATGCTAGTTTTTACCAGTCTCTAAGAATTTCAACAATgcaaatagaagaaaaaaacaacagttGGGAAAACTAAAGTTTAATTGTGTAAAGAGTACTTTATAATTAGTACTAAAATATAACAggataaataaatcataatcaACAATATAAAATGCGATTCATTTTCATTTCCCATTCTCTACTCTGAATCGTTTGAACATTAATGATCTACTATCGATAGTTTGTTGTTTTAGTAATTAGTAAATGCACTGCATTTCGCCGTTgatacaaatacaaaatatcaacttcCGTCATATATCAAGTATGGTTTGACCCTAAAAGGGCACACTAATCCTGAGAAAATTAACCGTTAGATTCACTAAGATCACGAAATATCACAGTTTAATATGACACTATATGACTCTCGTCATTCAAAAGGTATGGTTGATCTGTAGCGGACGAGTTGACCGTTTGGCGACTTGGTTCCCGCGGGAAGTGTGGCCAACCAGACGACATCTTTAGCCGCTTCCTCCACAGATTTTGGTTTTACACCTTGACAAGTACCATCATCGTCCATGTAGATGGCGCTGCCCTGTGATGTCATCCATCCTGGACAGCATGCGTTGATTAAAATGTTTCGTCGGACATCCCCGGCCAGTTCTCTGGTCAACACCCGAGCTAA carries:
- the LOC128175604 gene encoding protein PIF-like isoform X1, producing the protein MDLVLLVFCLIGFCRSIPNPGGIRVQLPDSPITINMEPQNINVESPVSRIKPPKARFEAPKTGLEPVRARLEPPKARMEPPKARMQPPKARIESPKARIESGIESPNSVVAGIDSSRSKLELGKTTFESKQAINPGCRNLLDVVAVVDGSDSITSPDFQTLKSSLVDLMDGLQLAEDQARFGVVLYSSDVAAEIPLSADRRQLKSKILGLRHPRDGTRTDLGIKSLRKMFSQQGRPGVPRVGVVITDGISKNPRDTAKESELARSEGVKLYAVGVSDLIAENELKSIASNGTRVLSVTSFDQLKLVFSSLVVQVCPTTTTTTTTTTPAPTTTTTTKTTTTLPPTTKKPKNPCDSCKMSNGAGFTRHPTDCSKFIQCYFGNNGLKKMSYQECPWGNFWDQSSLTCQPAHRVKCPTDRCLDPEVLTYDLPGSCRSFWACDGGESIPMCCPYGTSYHSGIGCLPDNKCKDPCPPRPTQHLNPRAIMSDKIDSKMNAPLREMSLPGLKPKLNIKPRKPVCDKKAVRGDSNSFEQFVERYGWIKMPCAPGTQYSQADCECTTTVPYSSNKTAECTSKLKLNFSDGFEDERDKRPVYIVNNNVSFSGGVAKFSGKSRLRVPQLSNVDYGDSVMLRIRFRDSTNSSGRPQALISNADCGNNASILIAKDKDRIIFGAHTENGGYNQIELPKPKTEWKNVKYSYNLGRLQGSVNTDKVTRWIPGGGKIQSRPCALQIGHGENLDDFEGDIDDLEIFTQCMPPDDMYFDEDYGGGFL
- the LOC128175604 gene encoding protein PIF-like isoform X2, with translation MDLVLLVFCLIGFCRSIPNPGGIRVQLPDSPITINMEPQNINVESPVSRIKPPKARFEAPKTGLEPVRARLEPPKARMEPPKARMQPPKARIESPKARIESGIESPNSVVAGIDSSRSKLELGKTTFESKQGCRNLLDVVAVVDGSDSITSPDFQTLKSSLVDLMDGLQLAEDQARFGVVLYSSDVAAEIPLSADRRQLKSKILGLRHPRDGTRTDLGIKSLRKMFSQQGRPGVPRVGVVITDGISKNPRDTAKESELARSEGVKLYAVGVSDLIAENELKSIASNGTRVLSVTSFDQLKLVFSSLVVQVCPTTTTTTTTTTPAPTTTTTTKTTTTLPPTTKKPKNPCDSCKMSNGAGFTRHPTDCSKFIQCYFGNNGLKKMSYQECPWGNFWDQSSLTCQPAHRVKCPTDRCLDPEVLTYDLPGSCRSFWACDGGESIPMCCPYGTSYHSGIGCLPDNKCKDPCPPRPTQHLNPRAIMSDKIDSKMNAPLREMSLPGLKPKLNIKPRKPVCDKKAVRGDSNSFEQFVERYGWIKMPCAPGTQYSQADCECTTTVPYSSNKTAECTSKLKLNFSDGFEDERDKRPVYIVNNNVSFSGGVAKFSGKSRLRVPQLSNVDYGDSVMLRIRFRDSTNSSGRPQALISNADCGNNASILIAKDKDRIIFGAHTENGGYNQIELPKPKTEWKNVKYSYNLGRLQGSVNTDKVTRWIPGGGKIQSRPCALQIGHGENLDDFEGDIDDLEIFTQCMPPDDMYFDEDYGGGFL